The proteins below are encoded in one region of Neofelis nebulosa isolate mNeoNeb1 chromosome 17, mNeoNeb1.pri, whole genome shotgun sequence:
- the LOC131498979 gene encoding protein NYNRIN-like: protein MVGRLHQGTHLGKTKMAESVRKKFRAQGLGKEIEEVVERCASCAQVNQGASRKVSEAKRDRGTEPGRFWQVDFTEIKPGKYGYKYLLVFVDTFSGWVKAFPTKSETAQVTVKKLLNEIIPRFGLPLSIGSDNGPAFTAQVSQGLARALGLDWKLHCTYRPQSSDQVERMNRTLKETLTKLSLETGENWVDVLPFALLRARCTPFVKGFPPYEILFGRPPPILPRLGGNVMEQLEQVRLLASLVALQHVQKEITRALKEAFAHPPVLPHPFQPGDLVWVKRHELKTLEPLWKGPHAVILTTPTAVKVDGVRTWIHHSQVKKKNNLCEGRNTRD from the coding sequence ATGGTGGGTCGGCTCCACCAAGGGACTCATCTGGGAAAAACGAAGATGGCGGAATCAGTGCGGAAGAAGTTCAGGGCGCAAGGGCTGGGAAAAGAGATCGAAGAGGTGGTTGAAAGGTGTGCAAGTTGCGCCCAAGTAAATCAGGGTGCAAGTAGGAAGGTTTCAGAAGCTAAAAGAGATAGAGGAACTGAGCCAGGCCGGTTTTGGCAAGTAGATTTTACCGAAATTAAACCAGGGAAATATGGATACAAATACCTGCTTGTTTTTGTAGACACCTTCTCCGGGTGGGTCAAGGCGTTCCCCACTAAATCAGAAACGGCTCAGGTGACagttaagaaattattaaatgaaataattcctaGATTCGGGCTGCCTCTGAGCATAGGATCGGACAATGGCCCGGCCTTTACGGCGCAGGTGTCCCAGGGTCTAGCCCGGGCATTGGGACTagattggaaattacattgtaCATATAGACCTCAGAGCTCGGATCAGGTAGAAAGGATGAATCGGACCCTAAAAGAGACCTTAACCAAATTGTCCCTTGAGACGGGCGAAAATTGGGTTGACGTCCTGCCTTTTGCCCTTTTGCGAGCGCGTTGTACTCCATTTGTCAAGGGATTTCCCccttatgaaattttatttggcaGACCTCCACCTATCCTGCCGAGGCTAGGAGGCAACGTAATGGAACAGTTGGAACAGGTCCGCTTGCTGGCTTCACTCGTGGCCCTGCAACATGTACAAAAGGAAATAACCAGGGCCTTAAAAGAAGCCTTCGCTCATCCTCCtgttcttccccacccctttcaACCAGGAGATTTAGTCTGGGTCAAGAGGCACGAGCTTAAAACCCTGGAGCCGCTCTGGAAAGGACCACACGCCGTGATCCTGACTACACCCACGGCTGTGAAGGTAGATGGTGTCCGAACCTGGATTCATCActctcaggttaaaaaaaaaaacaacctgtgtGAAGGCAGGAACACCCGAGACTGA